Part of the Alkaliphilus flagellatus genome, TATAGAAACTTGCCTTATGTGGCCTCGTTAAAAGAAGAAACATATAAGTAAAATGTATATGTTAGATGAGATTTAGAATTGTTATCTATAGAATAAATTAATATCATATTAAACTTATATACTTTGAATAGAAAAGTATATATATATTAATACTATAATTGAAATCTATTCAAGGAGGGTTTAATATGAATTCATCAGTAAATTTTGAGGAAATAAAAACTAGATTTATTAATGCTGGATTAGATGAAAAAATCGAGATTTACACAACAACTTCTGGATTAACTGTTGAGCAGTTTAAAGAACTGTTAAGACATTTTCCTCTACAACATTTAGATAAGTTAGAAAAAGCTATGGGTTAAATAAAAAGTTTTTTTGTAATTAGGCCAAGCTTAATAAGGATGTTTTCTAAGTTTTTGATTAGCCACAGGATATTTCATGTATCATGTGGCTATTCTATTGCCTAAATCTGTCTACAATGGTTGAAGTAAATATCAATATTTTGGCTATAGTTCTTTTGTCCATGGTACAGATTCTTTGCTCTGAAAACTATTTTTGATATCACCGATACGTATAAAGGAAAGAAGGTCTTTTTTTATTTCTCTTAAGTATAACTTTACTATTATTGGAAAAAGTAGAAATAATATTAATTATATGTATAGTTGCAGATCTAATAATATATAGGAGGATAAAAAATGAAAAAAATAGATTTACTATTTCGTTTTATAGCTAATCAATTAAAAGGTCATAAAAAAAGTAGAAGTAATAGTCTGCGTTTTAAAAACTATTACTTAAGTGTTAAAGATGATAAAAGGAATAATTTTGCTAAAGTATTTGACTATTCTATTTGGAGAATATTTGTGTTCTTTATAGCATTTTTATATCTATATTTAAAAACAAACAAATTATACTTATCCATATTACTTTCAACAGTTAGCTTTATTATAGTGCATAGTTTAGCTATAATGGGGAGAAAACATAAATTTGAACAATTAAAAGAGCAAAAAAGACGGTATGTTGCAAGTCAAAGGGTTTACAATGAAATTATGAACAAGACAGTTGATGAAATGAGAGAGTATATCAGAGAAGTATTTGCACCTATGGGTTTTAGTAAATTTAATTTTATAGAATGTGATCAAAGATATATATTGTTAAATTCTGTATACAGGGAAGAAGAAATTATGTTATTATTTAATATATATAAAAGTGATTTTGATGTAGAGTTAAAGGAAGTAAAAGAATTTCTTTATCTGCTAACTGATAATAAAATAAAAAAGGGTATCTTAGTTACAACATCAGATTTTACTAACGATAGTTATGATTTTGTAAGCAAGTTAAATGAGAAATATGGACTATTACTTGTGAACAAGGAGCAGCTACTAAAAATAATTGAAAATAATGGCTTATTCCCTAATGATGAAGAAATAGATGAAATAATTGAAAGTAAAATAAGTAGAAGAGAAAAGAAATGGGATAAGTATAAGAAGGTAGCTCTATCTAAAAATAAGGTTAAGGGATATGTTATTTTAAGTATTTATCTTGCGGTAACGGCTTGGTATACACCCTACACCATTTATTACATGATTGTATCTAGCATTATTTTAGCATTAGCATTTATTACTTTTCTATCTAATATCATAAATAAAGCTAGGGATGGAGAAGAAAAGGGAGTTGACTTTGAAGAACTATTAAATGATATGTAGAAGAAATCTAGGGGGAAAAATTATGCAATATACTGATAGTAGAATAAGAGCATTAGTAGAAATTTCTACAATGGTAACTTCAACAGATAATTTCTTTGACATAAAAGATAATATTATAGAAAAAATGCTAGATGTAATTGTTCCTGCTAAAGCTTGTGTTAATTTATTTATTCGTGATTATAAATATGCTCATTTAGTTTGTTCTTCGACTTTAGATTTTATTCCGAATTTTTTTAA contains:
- a CDS encoding restriction endonuclease, with protein sequence MKKIDLLFRFIANQLKGHKKSRSNSLRFKNYYLSVKDDKRNNFAKVFDYSIWRIFVFFIAFLYLYLKTNKLYLSILLSTVSFIIVHSLAIMGRKHKFEQLKEQKRRYVASQRVYNEIMNKTVDEMREYIREVFAPMGFSKFNFIECDQRYILLNSVYREEEIMLLFNIYKSDFDVELKEVKEFLYLLTDNKIKKGILVTTSDFTNDSYDFVSKLNEKYGLLLVNKEQLLKIIENNGLFPNDEEIDEIIESKISRREKKWDKYKKVALSKNKVKGYVILSIYLAVTAWYTPYTIYYMIVSSIILALAFITFLSNIINKARDGEEKGVDFEELLNDM